In a single window of the Orcinus orca chromosome 9, mOrcOrc1.1, whole genome shotgun sequence genome:
- the SHH gene encoding sonic hedgehog protein, translating into MDEMLLLARCLLVVLVSSLLMCSGLACGPGRGFGKRRNPKKLTPLAYKQFIPNVAEKTLGASGRYEGKITRNSERFKELTPNYNPDIIFKDEENTGADRLMTQRCKDKLNALAISVMNQWPGVKLRVTEGWDEDGHHSEESLHYEGRAVDITTSDRDRSKYGMLARLAVEAGFDWVYYESKAHIHCSVKAENSVAAKSGGCFPGSATVHLEQGGTKLVKDLRPGDRVLAADDEGRLLYSDFLTFLDRDHGAKKVFYAIETREPRERLLLTAAHLLFVAPHNGSAGREPEALSGAGRPPGGAPERRALFASSVRPGQHVYVVAERGGDRRLLPAAVHSVTLREESTGAYAPLTAQGTILINRVLASCYAVIEEHNWAHRAFAPYRLAHALLAALAPSRTDRGGGGGGGRVPPAAPGAPAAPGATDAPGASGIHWYSQLLYQIGTWLLDSEALHPLGMAVKSS; encoded by the exons ATGGACGAGATGCTACTGCTGGCGAGATGTCTGCTGGTGGTGCTGGTCTCTTCACTGCTGATGTGCTCGGGGCTTGCGTGCGGACCCGGCCGGGGATTTGGGAAGAGGCGGAACCCAAAAAAACTGACCCCTTTAGCCTACAAGCAGTTCATCCCCAACGTGGCCGAGAAGACCCTAGGGGCCAGTGGAAGATATGAAGGGAAGATCACCAGAAACTCGGAGCGATTTAAGGAACTCACCCCCAATTACAACCCTGACATCATATTTAAGGATGAAGAAAACACTGGAGCGGACCGGCTGATGACTCAG CGGTGCAAGGACAAGTTGAACGCCTTAGCCATCTCCGTGATGAACCAGTGGCCAGGAGTGAAGCTGCGGGTGACAGAGGGCTGGGACGAGGACGGCCACCACTCAGAGGAGTCGCTGCACTACGAGGGCCGTGCAGTGGACATCACCACCTCGGACCGCGACCGCAGCAAGTACGGCATGCTGGCACGCCTGGCCGTGGAGGCCGGCTTCGACTGGGTCTACTACGAGTCCAAAGCACACATCCACTGCTCGGTGAAAGCAG AGAACTCGGTGGCGGCCAAATCGGGCGGCTGCTTCCCGGGCTCGGCCACGGTGCACCTGGAGCAGGGCGGCACCAAGCTGGTGAAGGACCTGCGCCCCGGAGACCGCGTGCTGGCTGCCGACGACGAGGGCCGGCTGCTCTACAGCGACTTCCTCACCTTCCTGGACCGCGACCACGGCGCCAAGAAGGTCTTCTACGCGATCGAGACCCGGGAGCCTCGCGAGCGTCTGCTGCTCACCGCCGCGCACCTGCTCTTTGTCGCGCCGCACAACGGCTCGGCCGGCCGGGAGCCCGAGGCGCTGTCGGGCGCCGGGCGGCCGCCTGGGGGCGCGCCGGAGCGCCGGGCGCTCTTCGCCAGCAGCGTGCGCCCTGGCCAGCACGTGTACGTGGTGGCCGAGCGCGGCGGGGATCGGCGGCTCCTGCCGGCCGCCGTGCACAGCGTGACGCTGCGCGAGGAGAGCACGGGCGCGTACGCGCCGCTGACGGCGCAGGGCACCATCCTCATCAACCGGGTGCTGGCGTCGTGCTACGCGGTCATAGAGGAGCACAACTGGGCGCACCGGGCCTTCGCGCCCTACCGCCTGGCGCACGCGCTCCTGGCCGCGCTGGCGCCCTCGCGCACGGaccgcggcgggggcgggggcggcggccgcGTGCCCCCGGCCGCGCCAGGTGCGCCGGCTGCGCCAGGTGCGACTGACGCGCCAGGCGCCTCGGGCATCCACTGGTACTCGCAGCTGCTCTACCAAATAGGCACCTGGCTGTTGGACAGCGAGGCCTTGCACCCGCTCGGCATGGCGGTCAAGTCCAGCTGA